The DNA sequence AATGTGGATGAACGCCTCGTAGCAATTGAAAAAACCATGCCGCCCAGTCAGCAGATAGCCTTCCAACCAACCCTGGCACTGGTGCTCGGAAAGCATTTCCATCACACGGCCGTTTGGTGAAAGGTGATCATCAGTGGGCAATATCTCGCCCATAAAACTACGTTCTGCGACATCAAATACGTCTGCCCAGCGATTTGAGGCGTTCTCATCTGGACTGAAGATGCGAAAGTTTTGTGACTCAAGATTGAGATTCATCACATCACGGATAAACTTGCCTTGCACGCGCGTTGCTTCGGCTGTGACACTTCCCGGATACGAGACCTCAACGGCATAGTCTCTAAAGTCAGGAAGTCGCAAGCTCTTCAACAGTACCCCGCCATTTGCATGTAGGTTTGCTCCCATCCGCCGCTCGCCTCTCGGCGCAAGATCTGCGATCTCCGTTCTGAGACAACCACTCTCATCAAACAATTGCTCAGGCTTGTAACTCTGCATCCACTGTTCTAGTAACTTCAAGTGATCCGGATTCTCGTGCATCTGTCCTAAAGGTACCTGGTGGCTACGCCAACTGTCTTCAACCGGTAGACCATCGACTTCCTTGGGGCAGGTCCAACCTTTGGGCGTTCGCAGTACAATCATCGGCCAGAGGGGACGAGTGGAATCCTGGTCCTGTCGCGCATTGGATTGAATATGTTGAATCTCTTGAGTGACTTGATCCATTGTCGCAGCCATAAGCTGGTGCATCTCTTGGGGATCGTGACCTTCGACATAATACGGATTGTATCCGTAACCTCGCATAAGATGATCCAGTTCCTCATGACTGATACGGGCCAAAACAGTTGGATTCGCGATTTTGTAACCGTTCAAATGCAGGATCGGCAAAACAACTCCGTCACGCTCTGGATTCAGGAACTTGTTGGAATGCCAGCTTGTGGCGAGTGGACCTGTTTCTGCCTCGCCATCACCAATCACACAGGCCACGATCAGGTCTGGATTATCGAATGCTGCCCCATAAGCGTGCGATAATGCATAACCCAATTCACCACCTTCGTGGATACTGCCGGGCGTCTCGGGGGCTACGTGGCTGGGGATACCACCGGGAAAACTAAACTGTTTAAACAGTCGCTTCATTCCCGCTTCATCTTGCGTGATATTCGGATAATGTTCGGTATAAGTTCCTTCCAAATAGGTATTCGCTACCAGCCCTGGCCCCCCATGTCCTGGCCCTGTGATGAACATCATGTTGAGATTGTGCTGTTTGATGATCCGGTTTAGATGCACGTAGATAAAATTTAACCCCGGCGTCGTTCCCCAATGTCCAAGCAAGCGCGGTTTGATATGTTCTTTGCATA is a window from the Gimesia benthica genome containing:
- a CDS encoding phosphoketolase family protein, translating into MSSSLSTQELNCIDAYWRAANYLSIGQIYLFNNPLLKKPLCKEHIKPRLLGHWGTTPGLNFIYVHLNRIIKQHNLNMMFITGPGHGGPGLVANTYLEGTYTEHYPNITQDEAGMKRLFKQFSFPGGIPSHVAPETPGSIHEGGELGYALSHAYGAAFDNPDLIVACVIGDGEAETGPLATSWHSNKFLNPERDGVVLPILHLNGYKIANPTVLARISHEELDHLMRGYGYNPYYVEGHDPQEMHQLMAATMDQVTQEIQHIQSNARQDQDSTRPLWPMIVLRTPKGWTCPKEVDGLPVEDSWRSHQVPLGQMHENPDHLKLLEQWMQSYKPEQLFDESGCLRTEIADLAPRGERRMGANLHANGGVLLKSLRLPDFRDYAVEVSYPGSVTAEATRVQGKFIRDVMNLNLESQNFRIFSPDENASNRWADVFDVAERSFMGEILPTDDHLSPNGRVMEMLSEHQCQGWLEGYLLTGRHGFFNCYEAFIHIIDSMFNQHAKWLKVSKEIPWRRPIASLNYLLSSHVWRQDHNGFSHQDPGFIDHVVNKKAEIIRVYLPPDANCLLSVTDHCLRSRDYVNVIVAGKQPSPQWLSMDQAIKHTTAGISIWDWASSDQGSEPDVVLGCCGDVPTLETLAAVDILRQELPVLKVRVINVVNLMKLQSPREHPHALSDKDFDSLFTTDKPIIFAFHGYPWLIHRLTYRRTNHKNLHVRGYKEEGTTTTPFDMVVLNDLDRFHLVQDVIDRVPNLGAKAAYLKQAVRDKLIEHKHYISEYGEDMPEVQNWTWPGGEQ